A genomic window from Populus alba chromosome 19, ASM523922v2, whole genome shotgun sequence includes:
- the LOC118056492 gene encoding alpha-(1,4)-fucosyltransferase, translated as MQLKPLNTYTITLMLFFTIIILFFSGFLEFPSITTSITSPVKAPNFPVKTTPDPFTDLFVAFKKWDSQVGCVQFREKHKNLGSKGSNGSASLQIVDGDVGCSELKMEHVNVLVKGWTWIPGNLDNLYSCRCGLSCLWTKSSVLADKPDALLFETTTPPLQRHNGDPLRVYMDLEAGRKRSGREDLFISYHAEDDVQSTYAGALFHNGRNYHVSRRKDNDTLVYWSSSRCLADRNRLAKSLLSLLPHHSFGKCLNNVGGQDMALSFYPECANDASLKPKWWDHLHCAMSHYKFVLAIENTWTESYVTEKLFYALDSGSVPIYFGAPNVLDFVPPHSIIDGNKFKSMEELASYVKYLANDPVAYAEYHAWRRCGVLGNYGKTRAASLDTLPCRLCEAVSRKGGRNARA; from the exons ATGCAATTAAAACCCCTTAATACTTACACAATCACACTAATGCTGTTCTTTACaattattatcctttttttCTCAGGTTTTCTTGAATTTCCATCCATAACAACCTCAATTACCTCACCTGTTAAAGCCCCAAACTTTCCTGTCAAAACAACACCAGATCCTTTCACTGATCTGTTCGTTGCTTTCAAGAAATGGGACTCTCAAGTGGGTTGTGTTCAGTTTAGAGAGAAACACAAGAATTTGGGGTCGAAGGGGTCGAATGGGTCTGCTTCTTTGCAAATTGTTGATGGTGATGTGGGGTGTAGTGAGTTGAAGATGGAGCATGTTaatgttttggttaaaggatGGACTTGGATTCCTGGCAATTTGGATAATTTATATTCTTGTCGTTGTGGGTTGAGTTGTCTGTGGACGAAGTCTTCTGTTCTTGCTGACAAGcctgatgccttgttgtttgAAACAACTACTCCTCCACTTCag AGGCACAATGGGGATCCCCTTCGTGTTTACATGGATCTCGAGGCCGGCAGGAAACGCTCTGGTCGTGAGGATTTATTTATCAGCTATCATGCAGAAGATGATGTTCAGTCAACATATGCTGGTGCACTCTTTCATAATGGTCGAAACTATCACGTGTCTCGTCGTAAGGACAAT gaTACACTTGTTTATTGGTCTTCGTCGCGCTGTCTTGCTGATAGAAACCGGCTGGCTAAGAGCCTTCTCAGCTTGCTGCCTCACCATTCGTTTGGCAAGTGCTTGAACAATGTTGGCGGGCAAGACATGGCCCTTTCTTTCTATCCTGAGTGTGCCAATGATGCCAGTCTCAAACCAAAATGGTGGGATCATCTGCATTGTGCCATGTCTCATTATAAGTTTGTTCTTGCCATTGAAAACACCTGGACAGAGAGTTACGTGACCGAAAAGCTATTTTATGCCTTAGACTCTGGTTCAGTTCCAATATACTTTGGCGCACCCAATGTTTTGGACTTTGTTCCTCCACATTCAATAATAGATGggaataaatttaaatccatgGAGGAATTGGCTTCTTATGTCAAGTACCTAGCTAATGACCCTGTAGCCTATGCTGAATACCATGCATGGAGAAGATGTGGTGTATTGGGTAATTATGGAAAGACTCGGGCAGCAAGCCTTGACACGCTGCCTTGCCGATTATGTGAGGCCGTTAGCCGGAAAGGTGGGAGAAATGCTAGAGCTTAG
- the LOC118056493 gene encoding uncharacterized protein, translated as MSTVREGKKKEKIATEPVAISWKEKKDLADREEEVLVKDIEDLRAWTDKIDAMNDEQLKEYLKNRPEELKTVKIQKSKPRQKVQQLGKAKSSASMGIMASVWKFHKEDNEDPVRPDV; from the exons ATGTCTACTGTGagagaagggaagaagaaagagaagatagCTACAGAGCCTGTGGCTATTTcatggaaagagaaaaaagatcTTGCTGACAGAGAAGAAGAGGTCTTGGTAAAAGATATTGAAGATCTTAGAGCATGG ACTGACAAGATTGACGCTATGAATGATGAGCAGTTGAAGGAATATCTGAAAAACAGACCTGAAGAATTAAAGACCGTGAAGATCCAAAAGAGCAAGCCTAGACAAAAG GTTCAACAGCTCGGGAAGGCTAAATCTTCAGCTTCAATGGGAATAATGGCTTCAGTGTGGAAATTTCATAAAGAAGACAACGAGGACCCTGTGAGACCTGATGTTTGA